TATCGATAATCTCGAAGCACAGCATGCGGGCATTAAGGAGCACATGGTTGATGAGTCGGGTGCTATTCGACGCTTTGTCAATGTGTATGTCAATGAAGAGGATATTCGCTTTCTGGATGGACCCGATACTGACCTCAGAGATGGCGATCAGGTAACTATTGTGCCTGCGATTGCCGGTGGGTGTTCCCTTTAATCGGTATATCTGACTTATGATGCACATTTCCGCTAAAGGTGACTACGGTTTGCGGGCGGTCTTAGACCTGTGTCTGCACGATGGGGAAGGGCCAGTTTTGCGTACCGATATCGCTGTGCGGCAAAATATCCCCGCAGCGTATTTGGTACAGTTGCTCAATCTTTTGCGAAAAGCCGGTTTGGTACACAGTATTCGCGGTCCCAAAGGCGGGCATTTGTTGTTGAAACGTCCGGATGAGTTGACCGTGGAAGAGGTATTGGCTGCTCTGGAGGGACCCGTCAATTTGGTGGATAAGCGCGAAAAGTCTGGGGATGCGGAAACAGATGTGTTCAATGACGTGTGGGAATCTGTGGGGACTGCTGTACACGATGTCCTGTCATCGGTGACATTTGCCGATTTGTGTCGAAAGTACCGGGCGCGTCAGATGCCTGTCACATTCCGGATATGATTATGGATGGCGCGAAAACTGGACATACGGTTCTGGATCTGGTGGGCAACACGCCCATGGTAAAGCTGAACTCGATAGGACCTGCAAATGGTGCGCAGCTTTGGGCGA
The window above is part of the Gemmatimonadota bacterium genome. Proteins encoded here:
- a CDS encoding MoaD/ThiS family protein, coding for MAVTVRIPTPLRKFTGDQSDVEVQGATVGEAIDNLEAQHAGIKEHMVDESGAIRRFVNVYVNEEDIRFLDGPDTDLRDGDQVTIVPAIAGGCSL
- a CDS encoding Rrf2 family transcriptional regulator gives rise to the protein MMHISAKGDYGLRAVLDLCLHDGEGPVLRTDIAVRQNIPAAYLVQLLNLLRKAGLVHSIRGPKGGHLLLKRPDELTVEEVLAALEGPVNLVDKREKSGDAETDVFNDVWESVGTAVHDVLSSVTFADLCRKYRARQMPVTFRI